A genome region from Tolypothrix sp. PCC 7712 includes the following:
- the grpE gene encoding nucleotide exchange factor GrpE, with product MPNNNFTHLLQKLMQQMGISSFKELSRTAGVSERQILRLRQGKVKQMRVDILLKLSHTLQITLNEIVTNFSVTSERQENTSNSALSTQHSALKNNQQNLLQENDNLRREYERSQLALLQQRELLQQEFQQTSLQILEPLLLQWPTAAQKAKENQQLAAIKVVPLVQKPLEKLLQLWGIEAIASVDEEVPYDPQWHQLMDGSSQAGELVKVRYIGYRQGEKLLYRAKVSPI from the coding sequence ATGCCAAATAATAATTTCACCCATTTGTTGCAGAAGTTAATGCAACAAATGGGTATTTCCAGTTTTAAAGAGCTGAGTCGTACTGCTGGTGTGTCAGAGCGCCAAATTTTGCGACTGCGTCAGGGAAAGGTAAAGCAGATGCGAGTAGATATATTGCTTAAATTGTCGCATACGCTACAGATAACATTAAATGAAATAGTTACTAATTTTTCCGTTACGAGTGAGAGACAAGAAAATACAAGTAACTCAGCACTCAGCACTCAGCACTCAGCACTGAAAAATAATCAACAAAATTTATTACAAGAAAATGACAATTTAAGAAGAGAATATGAGCGATCGCAACTAGCGCTATTACAGCAGCGAGAGTTATTGCAGCAAGAGTTTCAGCAGACGAGTTTGCAAATCTTGGAACCTTTGCTACTGCAATGGCCGACAGCAGCACAGAAAGCAAAGGAGAATCAGCAGCTAGCAGCCATTAAAGTTGTACCATTGGTGCAAAAGCCATTAGAAAAATTATTACAACTTTGGGGAATAGAAGCGATCGCATCTGTAGATGAAGAAGTACCTTACGATCCTCAGTGGCACCAATTAATGGATGGTAGTTCACAAGCTGGTGAACTAGTCAAGGTGCGTTACATTGGTTACCGACAAGGTGAAAAGCTGTTATATAGGGCGAAAGTTAGCCCTATTTGA
- a CDS encoding Dps family protein has product MPSKPETLNIGIDDASRAKIAEGLSRLLADTYTLYLKTHNFHWNVTGPMFQTLHLMFETQYTELALAVDLIAERIRALGYPAPGTYSEYVKLSSIPETPGVPKATEMIRLLVAGQEAVVRTARSVFPVVDEVNDEPTADLLTQRMQVHEKTAWMLRSLLEE; this is encoded by the coding sequence ATGCCATCTAAACCAGAAACTCTAAATATTGGTATTGATGATGCTAGTAGAGCTAAAATCGCTGAGGGATTGTCTCGACTGTTGGCTGATACCTACACCCTGTATCTCAAAACGCATAATTTCCATTGGAATGTAACTGGGCCAATGTTCCAAACCTTGCACCTAATGTTTGAAACCCAGTATACAGAATTAGCCCTAGCAGTTGATTTAATTGCCGAACGCATCAGAGCGCTTGGCTACCCCGCACCTGGAACATACAGTGAATATGTAAAACTTAGTTCAATTCCTGAAACTCCTGGAGTTCCTAAAGCTACAGAAATGATTCGCCTCTTAGTAGCAGGACAAGAAGCCGTAGTCAGAACTGCACGTTCTGTCTTTCCTGTAGTTGATGAAGTCAACGACGAACCCACCGCCGATTTGCTAACGCAACGGATGCAGGTGCATGAGAAGACAGCTTGGATGCTGAGAAGTTTGTTGGAAGAATAG
- a CDS encoding ParB N-terminal domain-containing protein has product MVKIQEIPLNQIKRPLPRTNDPHKVQALMESIAAIGQQEPIDVLEVEGLYYGFSGCHRYEACQRLGKETILARVRKAPRSVLKMHLA; this is encoded by the coding sequence ATGGTTAAAATCCAAGAAATTCCACTCAACCAGATAAAGCGGCCGTTGCCCCGGACAAACGATCCGCACAAAGTACAAGCCTTAATGGAATCGATTGCTGCGATCGGACAACAAGAACCTATTGATGTCCTTGAAGTAGAAGGACTCTATTATGGCTTTTCAGGTTGCCATCGGTATGAAGCTTGCCAGCGTCTAGGTAAAGAAACAATCTTAGCTAGAGTCCGTAAAGCTCCCCGTAGCGTTCTCAAGATGCACTTAGCATGA